cagagagacacacacagaggGACACACACAGAGGGACACAAACAGAGGGACACACACAGAgggacacacacagagagacacacacagagagacacacacagagagacacacacagagagacacacacagagagacacacacagagagacacacacagagagacacacacagagagacacacacagagagacacacacagagagacacacacagagagacacacacagagagacacacacagagagacacacacagagagacacacacagagagacacacacagagagacacacacagagagacacacacagagagacacacacagagagacacacacagagagacacacacagagagacacacacagagagacacacacagagagacacacacagagagacacacacagagagacacacacagatagacacacacagaaagacacacacagaaagacacacacagaaagacacacacagaaagacacacacagaaagacacacacagaaagacacacacagaaagacacacacagaaagacacacacagaaagacacacacagaaagacacacacagaaagacacacacagaaagACACACACCGAAAGACACACACCGAAAGACACACACCGAAAGACACACACCGAAAGACACATACCGAAAGACGCAcacagaaagacacacacagaaagacacacacagaaag
The genomic region above belongs to Schistocerca americana isolate TAMUIC-IGC-003095 chromosome 7, iqSchAmer2.1, whole genome shotgun sequence and contains:
- the LOC124623102 gene encoding putative uncharacterized protein FLJ46204, which codes for MQDALELVVVKLLDKDPYTLLVTLPQQQMGFLISEGHTQRDTHRETHTERHTQRDTHRETHTERHTQRDTHRETHTERHTQRDTHRETHTERHTQRDTHRETHTERHTQRDTHRETHTERHTQRDTHRETHTERHTQRDTHRETHTERHTQRDTHR